The DNA sequence ATGTAACCAATCGGAAAGGCAAGCCAAGCTTGCCAGCCGCTCTTGATTTGCATTTGACTGACCATCAGCTTGGCACAACACTGAACTGTAGCAAACCAAAAGGATAACATTGAGTAAAAAGGTGTAGGTAATGCCaacattaaccttttcacacacacaagttccaaatatcttcaacagtcgccccagtgggagttgatttcatgcgcgtgatgtcagaatgcactcaccgtTCCAACATGTGGACATTTAACCCGCGCTGACCTCAGACCAAGGCACACTACCTGCTAATTTTCTAGAAGCCGTTTCAACTTCTAATtttgcctcattcattcacaaaagtagcccatttcacgGTTGCAGACCATTTAGATTTGAGAATTTaatgagccggacaaactttccttcaaaagaaagcccaagcacttccccagatcaagtatacagtccttgcacatttattgccttcctcacaaataactgtggacatgcgtgtattcctatcaaagtgccttattttctgtgtcacgtgttgtcgtttctactgcaTCGTACTGTAAGTATAATGTGCTTAGCGTTTTATTCATGCTTTCTGATTCTtgcctagattgtaatggacacgtgTGTAAAACACTTGAAGGTGGTACTGAATATAAGCTAACACCATACAATGCAGTCGGGTTATCACGTAAGCGTCTGTCAGACTtatggtgatctcaactggagtAACCtcattgtcttgaatgcactgaagtcgtcagttgatttgaacacggcatcagagtgtaaactatggtacctcagggttgccagatcagacccccccctttccaggggtatatagcttagaaaaactgtctgcctcaccatttattgttgataaattcccagatcttagtaatatttcctgcatcatccTCTTCACAATACCTTCCCCCAAGGACTTAGCCCCCAATAATGGATTGTGCTATATCTTAGCTTTCGTGCTACGGTTGTATTTgtatagttacctgtaaactacttgtcatgtgataatgtttgtacttgttacggcgtacacatgctgaagtggccaaactatgttaagatctcaggcaacgggcacagtgaacagcattctaggagttcttgcttgacaaacatggctgccatactttctatactagatttacatggctcccttgtaccgcatcatactgtaaaacaagtcaacctgttatttagactagatgataacgttaacattgatatattttacaagcaaagctggaataaagttgtgaagacctttatttctcaacacaaaacattgtttagatgcttttcagacaACGCGGTTTAGAGTCGTTTGATGCAGCATACGTTCCAATaatacgctgcagggaccactcagtGATAACAAGCATGTGATCATACGcaccagaatctcccataagtgtgaaattgggtggagatctggtgacagaccgcacatggctcacatcgtttttaagcattgtgaccactcgacctatggttgggggcatagccacggtagccaaagtaaatggcctgccaagcatgataggttgctaattactcaggaaccacacctgtggaataacacttgtttaggcccaaaaacaacatgttacccattaatgatgagattccaccggggtcgggagtcacggtcctcgttgagggtggcccagcagtggtcaagcaccagcgctaccttgggatcagaggacgtggtcagctccacctcaaagtgcagaggctgtctcaggtacctcaccactggatagtcctcctcctggtggaacgtgttatacgaggcgtctggaacacagaacaagacAACCGGGGGTCGTGGTCAGTGGGCACCATCGGAACTTGTCCATTAAGAAATGCTTGTTTATCATATCCTGTTGTGCCCCAATGAACACAAGCCATTTATAGCCAACACTATCCACCCCCCACTAGAGGCTTCTAACAAATTCCCAAATCAGCTCCTCACCGTTACTACATAGCCACACCTGTAGATCTCAGAACGCAAGAGTAATATATCACAAGGCTTACATTTTTGGGAATGGTTTTGTAAAGGAGACCATCCAAGATTCTTTTAGAGGCTAGGGGTCAAGTTGAAATTCTGAATTTGTGCACGCTTACCCTGAGCGAGTCTCATTCTGACCATTAGTCGACCCGTCCCAGTCTCGGCAAAAGGCTCGTTGTCACGCGGCCTGGTCAGGAAGGCCAATGTGCGAGTGATGTTGGCCACATAGGAGCAGGAAACCTTTAACCTAAAGAGGGATGTAAgcaacttcaataggggaaacgtcaagcagtggagtggacactggtagtagaggcacattttccctgtatacaaagtattgagcaatggatgaagaaaaataaaccttatgaaagctaatagctacaattgtgatgcgtaatgcacttactgatattcctcctctgaagacgtcgtggcattcagcttcacctcaagttcatctggcaaggagatttcgttctcatacagcatgacattgttgataaactatgtagtagaggggaattgcttattacagcctgcagaagcaaacagtccgtaaatacacagtacccatcacctcagggtaatagtcattttaccttcctggtggtgccacaggagttcacagtgaagtggaagTAGGCGAAGCGATCGTCACTGTAGGTGGGACCACAGGCGGGGTCGCTCAGGGTCAGCTGACCGGGGTTCAGACCGGGAACAGAATCCACCTTCACCGCCAGCGCAGTCATCGTTCCGTTAGAGAAACACTCTTGGAGGTGGGGGAGCAAAAGACAGgtagccatcagacctgggttctgtatttgttacactaattgagcttgaaccaatggaatagcaccAAAATAGCAAACCATGCCCATCTGGCACTACCATTTAGACTCACGGTATTTGCAAGGAACCCATGTTAAACGACAATTTATCGTAAGTAATTGTTTGAGAACCAACCAGTCAGCGTTTTGAGGAAGCTGCAAGCCAGGGAGAAGTATTTGATGGTCATGTTGTTGTAAGGATTCAACAGAGCCACATCCAGTCTGCTCCGGACAGACGACGAGTGAACCGACTGGGAACCAATGGGAGAGTTCATTAGTCCAATATTGTATGCATGTATACAGGGTAAGGAAAGCAAAGCTAGCTGCAGCAATTTaggttaacatgttttgggagagcgtcgtacctcaaacactgcgtccggcgaagagaagggcaacgtgatggtgaagtctgtgtcgccctctgttaaatactgttgagcaAACTCATGGTTAAGCAGCCGCTTGCCAACCAAGACTACAAAAAAGGGCTCttggttcctgtagtccacagtgatgtggaagttctcctgatcacagttgccagtgactgagggtggcactacaaggacaaacagggttgtgttcattaattaagcacaaaaaacaggaaggtactacttgaacttgtccaagaagaaacccttgtttagattgcaaaatgttttgctacggtgggACTGAATAAACACGATCCTGGCAAATCAGGAACAGGGAAACTGGGTCCAAATACTCTAAAGCTTAACATTCTTTGTAGAAAGACCGCATAGGAAAACCCTACAGTATGGCTAGTTGGTCTTTCACTGCCAATTTCCTTTCAGGGCAATCATTAACGAGAGGAAACCATTCAACAGTAGAGGCATACCAATGTCCAGCAGTACAGCGTCCACAacggcagagtgagagaaaggagcgtactctggaaagatgaccaggccgtagatcagctgaagagtgaaggttgtgacaccttgttccgcccttctctgtagtgaagttaaaagcattggtcagcattattgttgcaacagaactctattcaacatcaagtgacaactaagtacatatggggactattaaaacaacacatgagtaaatgagggatacaaagtacatttgtgccattatttatattttgttggtggcccacttattagggcatgaacaaatcactgcgtgtggctttgcatttaacagaaacacacctccttaaagaccaccgggtctgagaagggcacctccatcctgaaggtcttcaaggtgttgtccggggatctctgctcttgaacattgaagcccctggcgttgcactctgcaacagttagcaccatggtgggaaaggtgatgttcagcagctccacatcaaggttgaaggtccccaactcaagcacaaacactgcctgctcaggaactgtgtccaagggcgtgtctgttcattggcaaacaaaggaaaacattttgaaatgcggtacaatggaagttgaaaatggacatttgttattgggtaagtccaggtattgcctccccgtttcagtacattttctgttttgtgcctaatgaacaacccaggcatcccaaattaccataggcactatttaactaaaccagactcacagttgcgaacttgtggaggcctggccatcggaggtgttgtgatagggaagaggactttatagctggtgttctcgtgtgcgacctcctcgatccacagcaactcaagcatgggctcaatggtgtaagtgacaaagtactggtcatcctgaatatggctctgtaagggagacaagtgatgcagtcaggctgtaatacacaatttgagtgcaaaaacaggtaaatgttccttataagccagaatgttaaatacaattattCTACCACTTTTTGCCGCTGGTAATTTAAGACACAATATCCAAAGGAAAGTATTGGTTACCAGACTTTAGAAAGCTGGTAGGTGTATGGTTGTCAACTTGCATTTTCAAAACAACTGACACGCAAAGTAAACACTTGCGCAATATGTAAACAGCAGCCGAGTGTTGCTTGCATTCAGTTGACAGTGGCAAAGCTACCGCCTCCCTAAAAAGTCAGGTAAACAATACTTCAGTGTGGATATTTGGTCTGAAATTTCAAGCGGCTAAAGGACAAACTGCAAAGACAAGAGGTAGAGTATGTTTAAGTGTAATTTTATGCAAAATTCTCACAATTTTGCAAACCATTGTATATTAGCCTGGTTAAGCAAACAATTGCTCAATAAGAAACGTTTTACACAAGACAACGTTTCTAGGAGTTTACCCATGAGAGATGGCAAAGGGTTACTGCAAAGCACTGACAACTGCTATAGTATAAAGGGCTCTACAAATAAGACTTAGAAattaaaacaggaacattttactcaTCCAATGCTGACCTTGAAGTTGCCGCCAACCGCCCCCACCGGAATTTCAACAATAATATGAGCCTCTGTGACTAAAACCGAGTAGTTTctggcagccatttcctcagtgtccagcctcttagcgtcaattcccatgtacacctccaacatggtgaaggcatcagaggagaaaagtgggtctatgtgcttgggcatgtaccaggtgatcacttctggagtaaaggccactgcctctgcagtgacacaagaagccaagtgcacatcaaaacagaacattttgcaactgaaaactGTGCCATTATTTGGAAAACATTTTCCCAACTGAACACTACATGAATGTCTTGTCTGGAGCCAATTAAGAACTGGGCTTATAGGATCTTAAATTATTTCACACTCAACCTGGTGTTGGACAAACAGCCGTGGCATCTACTCGAGTAACCAGCCACTTCTGCTCAAAGAAGGTTGAGGTTGAGAGCACCCGCATCGGAACCCCAGCTACCTGTTCAGGGGGCAACCACACCAGGGCCgtgttcagtaggacacaccgtattaacaatatgttgcagagttcaggtagggccaccgtttccaaatgtttgctctactgaacatgacccagttcaTGGAGGTAAGCTTACATTCTGGAGGTATGTCTCCTCTGCATTATGAGGGCTTCTTAACACCAGCCGTGTGGGAGTGTTGGCTATTGCATAGCCCTTTCTTTGGACCTCATCCACATTCATGACATTCTTGCTAGGACTAAAGACGACTGTCATTTTGTATCCTGAAGCAACAGCCTGTCTCAGGAAATGGaaacatgaattaaacaaaatTGTCAAACGCACATTGTTTAGCGCCATCCTGTCATTTTGTTGTGAAATTACAGAAACTGAGATGTATAAACCTCAGCTCCCCTCCGGAAGTTGCCGCTCCTTGCTTTCGGGCCCCCAGTGGGCTGTTTGGGGATGGTTTGGATGTCTGGAAGAGTCTTTCTGACAGACACCTAGAGAAGAAAGGCCATTATTCCCTATgcattttctccctcccatacaagaggaaatcaagggccagttctcaatctgtccactcgcctccttaaatgcattgagaataggccaaaattcctcACCTCTAAAGTTCTCCTATGTGCATTTTGAAGACGCGAGTGGAATTGAGAGAGTCAAGACCTCTACGTTGTGTCGCAGAAGaaatgaaacactggacagttgtaGCTCTAGACAGATCATTTATACAGGCAGTACGACAAGCGGGACTGTAAACATGTCCATTGGGGCATGCTCTGCTCACTTGCCTCCATGTAGTTGCGGTCGCACAGAATCTCTCGGGAGgtccagggggtgtagctacAGGTTTTGCCCACTCTATAAACAGGGTCTTCAGTCGTGTGGTTTCCTGGCAGCCTGAACTGCATGACCAAGCTGAACATCTTATCATCCTAAAATGAAGGGGGAAGGGAAAAAAGCCTTCATTATATAGCAAAAAAACAAAATTCAGGTGACATTCATGCAAGTTATAGACTGTGGCAAAATtggctatatgaatgcagctgtattgaagccacactacaggagtagagctcaatagttcacatcactgcagtctgtatcagaaagttggctggccctctgaAAGCCCTCCATAAACTTCTGCTGTACCTTACGTCATCGTTAACTTAGAGGTAAGAGATACCAGACCAAGGGGTGGCTAACAATGGAGATCCTTTTGATATCCACAGAGTTAAGTATAACTGCTTCAATGTTTCTGGAACCGGACTTCTAATTACCTCCATGCGCTAAATTGTATGTATTAGCAGCTCTACGGCAACTCAGGCTTATTGAggacctttttactgaagaatgggttcagttatttcatttttccatctagtgatgcaaatattgacttttatctttgtgtagacagggctcatctgtaaaagagcctggtctcagcatgactccatgtcaaaggtaaataaaatgacattgcTACAGTACGAGTTGCAAATGCAGTGACACTGAAAGGCAAACTGTCCATTTGAAGTACAAGCAAACACTACAGTTCTTAGGGTTACCATGTTTTGGGAAAAGCAGTTTTGAAGAGAAGCAAAAAACATGGCATTCCCCATGGGGTCAAATTTAAAGCTGAATCCACACTGAGTAGCAAGGCCAGGCGTCAGGTTTATGATTTGTGTGTCATCTGGAAGGGACGGAGATGGTGTGAACACAATAGTTGACAAGCAATATCAAGCCATGAAttatgaaaggagagaaagagaatcataAGAGGCAAACTCACTGAAGACAGCGTCAACCTCTTCAAAAAGAGGAGCGACACTCAAACGAATAACGTTACCAAGGCATTCAGCGTTGAGGTCATCTGGAATAGGAAaggttagttaaaaaaaaaatctttaaaatATTGTCAAACGCTTAGTGCTTAAATTTGCAAGGTGCAAAATGCATACTTATAGAAGGTGTCTGTTGTGCTTGTATGCCCACAGCTGCCATCAATAGGCAAAACAACCTGTAAGGCATTTGACAAATTATTATGATTAAAAGGAGGAAGAACACAACTCAAATGTTTGTGTCGCATAAGACTCTTCTAGGCCTGCTACTACTTACCCTGAGCTAAGGAAAATAATCATTGTAGAACAGATTTGTTCTGATAAAATACCCAGCTACAGAACCTGATATTTGACCTAAAGTGTGCAGCCTACAGCCCAGGAGTAGGCAACTTTTACCCTATGACAAAGGCTTCCCACACTCAGTCACCTGAACCCCAAAGGGCTGCACATTTTCTTTTTATTCCCCTAGCCctacaaagctgattcaaataatcatccagctttgttaatctgaatcagctgtgtagtgttaggacaaAAACCTAAATGTAAGGCTACTGTTCAATTTTAGAAGGGTGCTCCGCCCTCACCGCTTTTATCCATTCATGTCAGGGGCCATGGACCGGTGCACCTCGGCTCAGGTTAATAGAACTCCCTCATTAGCAGCACAACAGCCTTTCACAGGTGAAAAGCATAATTACCCAACCGTCTACAATTgtagcccagacagagagaaagatattggcctctaatggccaaaatgctgcatttcatgcactttcacaatttgaatgtagtcaactgggtgggactaccAACTTCATTTGGCTGAGCCCTACTGGTGACCCTGTTGAAGTCATGTCCAATCGGGTCATCAGAAGGGCTCAGACAATTGTGAAGAAGAAATGTTACTACTTTAATGtgaagatagcctcaatggcgctgcccatgctgtcacagacactatattggcacagatacatagatgagtcttttatcttcttatggcttcttattatcttcttgtccagaggtgcccagagtaaactgcctgctactcagtcccagaagctaagatatgcatattattagtatatttggatagaaaaccctctgaaggttctaaaaccgtttgaatgatgtctgtgagtataacagaacacatatggcaggcaaaaacctgagaaaaaaatccaaccaggaagtgggaaatctgaggttggtcgtttttcaactcattccctattgaagacacagtgggatattggtcatgttgcacttcctagatgtcaacaggcttccactagatgtcaaccgtctttagaaccttgtttgatgcttctactgtgaggtgagggcgaatgagaggggaatgagtcagaggtctggcagaatgccttgagctcgtgacgctcgttcacatgagagcgagctctgttccatcgcaattATACAGAAAtagaaattctccggttggaacattattgaagatgtattttaacaacatcctaaagattgattctatacatcgtttgacatgtttctacggactgtaacataactttttgacatttcgtctgctcctaatgaacacgcttcgtgagattggatttgtttacaaaactcgctaacaaaagtagctatttggacataaatgattgaacaaaacaaacatttattgtggaactgggattcctgggattgatgaagatgaagatcatctaaggtaagtgaatatttataatgttatttctgacttctgttgacatCTTTTTGGCctgtttggtctctgagcgccgtagtcagattattgcatggtttgctttgtccgtaaaggttttttgaaatctgacacagcggttgcattaagcagaaatatatctttaattctgtgcataacaattttattttcatctacatttattatgagtatttctgtaaactgatgtggctctctgcaaaatcaccggatgtttttggaactactgaacataacgctccaacgtatactgagattcttttgatataaatatgaactttatcgaacaaaacatacatgtattgtgtaacatgaagtcctatgagtgtcatctgatgaagatcatcaaaggttagtgattaattttatctctatttctgatttttgtgactcctctctttggctggaaaaatgagtgtgtttttctgtgacttggctctgaccaaacataatcgtttgtggtgctttcgccgtaaagcctatttgaaatcgggcaCTGTGGTggcattaacaagaagtgtatttttaaaatggtgtgaaatacttgtatgtctgaggaattttaattatgagatttctgttcttttgaatttggcgccctgcactttcactggctgttgtcatatcgatcagccctaagaagatttatctatctctatgaggcaagacaattgtcattcaggattaaaaggtgactgcacttcctcatttggccttagctgtgttcgaatactcgtactaactgtactgtttgtgacatgaattgagtatttagtatgcttattggtcatagtatacctgtataaatatatcatagtatacctctatacctctggcccttctttggacactgtgttaactaacctccagatgagcttcaatgccatacaactctccttccgtggcctccaactgctcttaaatgcaagtaaaactaaatgcatgctcttcaaccgatcgctgcccgcacctgtccgcccgtccagcatcactactctggacggttctgacttagaatatgtggactacaaatacctaggtgtctggttagactgtaaactctccttccagactcacattaagcatctccaatccaaaagccccatttactacccaccactgcaacctatatgctctcgttggct is a window from the Oncorhynchus kisutch isolate 150728-3 unplaced genomic scaffold, Okis_V2 scaffold797, whole genome shotgun sequence genome containing:
- the LOC116362154 gene encoding zona pellucida sperm-binding protein 2-like — encoded protein: MIIFLSSGLFCLLMAAVGIQAQQTPSINDLNAECLGNVIRLSVAPLFEEVDAVFNDTQIINLTPGLATQCGFSFKFDPMGNAMFFASLQNCFSQNMDDKMFSLVMQFRLPGNHTTEDPVYRVGKTCSYTPWTSREILCDRNYMEVSVRKTLPDIQTIPKQPTGGPKARSGNFRRGAEAVASGYKMTVVFSPSKNVMNVDEVQRKGYAIANTPTRLVLRSPHNAEETYLQNVAGVPMRVLSTSTFFEQKWLVTRVDATAVCPTPEAVAFTPEVITWYMPKHIDPLFSSDAFTMLEVYMGIDAKRLDTEEMAARNYSVLVTEAHIIVEIPVGAVGGNFKSHIQDDQYFVTYTIEPMLELLWIEEVAHENTSYKVLFPITTPPMARPPQVRNLPPSVTGNCDQENFHITVDYRNQEPFFVVLVGKRLLNHEFAQQYLTEGDTDFTITLPFSSPDAVFESVHSSSVRSRLDVALLNPYNNMTIKYFSLACSFLKTLTECFSNGTMTALAVKVDSVPGLNPGQLTLSDPACGPTYSDDRFAYFHFTVNSCGTTRKFINNVMLYENEISLPDELEVKLNATTSSEEEYQLKVSCSYVANITRTLAFLTRPRDNEPFAETGTGRLMVRMRLAQDASYNTFHQEEDYPVVRYLRQPLHFEVELTTSSDPKVALVLDHCWATLNEDRDSRPRWNLIINGCENPEDPYRVVFHPVEADARVRFPPHVKRFEAYMFSFAGDAVEPSGQVFVHCDVVICDASSPTGGPCSGQCVNQDNLKRGQRHVKDFFEERHVYVSSGYILWV